A window of Amycolatopsis australiensis contains these coding sequences:
- a CDS encoding DUF4360 domain-containing protein produces the protein MLSAVAAAVVALSSVVVPHSWNTPPPPDKIVIDVVNANGTGCPPNTAAVAVSQDNTAFTVTYSTYTALVGVGAGPLDARKNCQIGLRVHVPQGFTYGIAQADYRGFAHLERGATGLERANYYFQGNSPTAYVQHPLAGPFEDDWHFTDSTEVGAIAFKPCGEERNLNINTELRAAAGTSDPKKTTSYVTMDSTDGSITTTYHFAWLTCP, from the coding sequence ATGCTTTCTGCGGTCGCTGCCGCCGTTGTGGCGCTGTCCTCCGTGGTCGTCCCGCATTCGTGGAACACTCCGCCGCCGCCCGACAAAATCGTCATCGACGTCGTCAACGCCAACGGCACCGGGTGTCCGCCGAACACGGCCGCGGTGGCGGTCTCGCAGGACAACACGGCGTTCACGGTGACCTACAGCACCTACACGGCACTGGTGGGCGTCGGGGCGGGGCCGCTGGACGCGCGGAAGAACTGCCAGATCGGGTTGCGGGTGCACGTGCCGCAGGGCTTCACCTACGGAATCGCGCAGGCCGACTACCGTGGATTCGCGCACCTGGAACGCGGTGCGACCGGGCTGGAAAGAGCGAACTACTATTTCCAGGGTAATTCTCCGACGGCGTACGTGCAGCATCCGCTGGCCGGGCCGTTCGAGGACGACTGGCATTTCACCGATTCGACCGAGGTGGGCGCGATCGCGTTCAAGCCGTGCGGCGAGGAACGCAATCTGAACATCAACACGGAATTGCGGGCCGCGGCGGGGACGTCGGATCCGAAGAAGACGACCAGCTACGTGACGATGGATTCGACCGACGGCAGCATCACCACCACCTACCACTTCGCGTGGTTGACCTGTCCGTGA
- a CDS encoding FUSC family protein: MNHLRSAALDRLAAADPGLVRLRLAGSAVLGIVLAVAALLPTHVPLTVMLVGAVAAMMSAFTVNDATPGGQAVTLALAFLTGAASITVASLGSALPPLDSVVFVLLIFVAVYAQRFGPRGTALGSIGFFLFFFPMFLQAHLKQVPQLLMALAVGVLANAVVRFVLLRHHPEAEFLRVRRAFRARLGAAVRATEAYLAVNGSERTRKQLRSALARLHECVLLIEDAAPDVVDARAADRLRRRAIEVELAVEWLAITVQRTCSDELGTDVRDDLIARLARFRALMERDPRELPLISQTGEFSRMLVEGSRIDSHAAPGDGVRKALAELALADDRAQRAAAPEATLDPLDEDDDEEPTPAFAYDNRTRSAIQAVVGGGLAVLGGELVSHQRWYWAVLTVFVVFIGASSAGATFVKGVRRLGGTLIGIVGGVLLALLVGGNTTATLALILVCVFGMVYTARVSQVVMAFFITSMLGLLYSLLGTFSLQVLWIRVAETAVGAAAGILAAVVIVPVRTRSVMLDDITGVLDELEEFLEHACGLLTGEENVNIIELSRDLDRAVEQVRTTIEPLTHPVNLRSARRDYGWHVLTTLETIAFRARHVAARAQPGQLAGPTADRLRQFTGRLLSNIDVVRKALESPGGPTPGTLVRDDGTPVSDRVEQAETRAVLSSLSHLDEALVSLGRVFDIQATDPRTPAKK; this comes from the coding sequence ATGAACCACCTCCGCTCCGCCGCGCTCGACCGGCTGGCGGCGGCCGACCCCGGGCTGGTCCGGCTGCGCCTGGCCGGCTCCGCCGTCCTCGGCATCGTCCTCGCCGTCGCCGCCCTGCTGCCCACCCACGTGCCGCTGACCGTCATGCTCGTCGGCGCCGTCGCCGCGATGATGTCGGCCTTCACCGTCAACGACGCCACCCCCGGCGGCCAGGCCGTCACACTCGCGCTGGCGTTCCTCACCGGCGCCGCCTCGATCACCGTCGCCAGCCTCGGCTCGGCTCTGCCGCCGCTCGACAGCGTCGTGTTCGTCCTGCTGATCTTCGTCGCCGTCTACGCCCAGCGCTTCGGGCCCCGCGGCACCGCGCTCGGCTCGATCGGCTTCTTCCTGTTCTTCTTCCCGATGTTCCTACAGGCCCACCTCAAGCAGGTCCCGCAGCTGCTGATGGCACTGGCCGTCGGCGTCCTCGCCAACGCCGTGGTCCGCTTCGTCCTGTTGCGCCACCACCCCGAAGCCGAGTTCCTCCGCGTCCGCCGCGCCTTCCGCGCCCGCCTCGGCGCGGCCGTCCGCGCCACCGAGGCCTACCTGGCCGTCAACGGCTCCGAACGCACCCGCAAGCAGCTGCGCAGCGCACTGGCCCGGCTCCACGAATGCGTGCTGCTCATCGAAGACGCCGCCCCCGACGTCGTCGACGCCCGCGCCGCCGACCGCCTCCGCCGCCGCGCCATCGAAGTCGAGCTGGCCGTCGAATGGCTGGCCATCACCGTCCAGCGGACCTGCTCCGACGAGCTCGGCACCGACGTCCGCGACGACCTCATCGCCCGGCTCGCCCGCTTCCGCGCCCTGATGGAACGCGACCCGCGCGAGCTGCCGCTGATCAGCCAGACCGGCGAGTTCAGCCGCATGCTCGTCGAAGGCAGCCGCATCGACTCCCACGCCGCCCCGGGCGACGGCGTCCGCAAGGCACTGGCCGAGCTCGCCCTGGCCGACGACCGCGCCCAGCGCGCCGCCGCCCCGGAAGCCACCCTCGACCCGCTCGACGAGGACGACGACGAGGAACCGACACCCGCGTTCGCCTACGACAACCGCACCCGCAGCGCCATCCAGGCCGTCGTCGGCGGCGGGCTCGCCGTTCTCGGCGGCGAACTCGTCTCCCACCAGCGCTGGTACTGGGCCGTGCTCACCGTGTTCGTGGTGTTCATCGGCGCCTCCAGCGCCGGCGCCACCTTCGTCAAAGGCGTCCGCCGCCTCGGCGGCACCCTGATCGGCATCGTCGGCGGCGTCCTGCTCGCCCTGCTCGTCGGCGGCAACACCACGGCCACGCTCGCCCTCATCCTGGTGTGCGTCTTCGGCATGGTCTACACCGCCCGCGTCTCCCAGGTCGTGATGGCCTTCTTCATCACCAGCATGCTCGGCCTGCTCTACAGCCTGCTCGGCACGTTCAGCCTCCAGGTGCTCTGGATCCGCGTCGCCGAGACCGCCGTCGGCGCCGCCGCGGGCATCCTCGCCGCCGTCGTGATCGTCCCGGTCCGCACCCGCTCGGTCATGCTCGACGACATCACCGGCGTGCTCGACGAGCTCGAGGAGTTCCTGGAACACGCCTGCGGCCTGCTCACCGGCGAGGAGAACGTCAACATCATCGAACTCTCCCGCGACCTCGACCGCGCCGTCGAACAGGTCCGCACCACCATCGAGCCGCTGACCCACCCGGTCAACCTGCGCAGCGCCCGCCGCGACTACGGCTGGCACGTGCTGACCACGCTCGAAACCATCGCCTTCCGCGCCCGCCACGTCGCCGCCCGCGCCCAGCCCGGCCAGCTCGCCGGCCCCACCGCCGACCGCCTGCGCCAGTTCACCGGACGGCTCCTGAGCAACATCGACGTCGTCCGCAAGGCACTGGAGTCGCCGGGTGGCCCCACACCCGGCACGCTCGTGCGCGACGACGGCACCCCGGTCTCCGACCGCGTCGAGCAGGCCGAGACCCGCGCCGTCCTGTCCAGCCTCAGCCACCTCGACGAAGCCCTCGTCTCCCTCGGCCGCGTCTTCGACATCCAGGCCACCGACCCCCGGACCCCGGCCAAGAAGTGA
- a CDS encoding GH92 family glycosyl hydrolase has translation MPDAVFFSSFETGDPQPVDPALRVGSGPDRSPTAKTGVGFTGLKALRYDARPEAVLFELDVPVTARTELSYAVFPVADGEIPAYHATRVALDVEFADGTSAGFAPVDDKTRYVDQWNLVRRPLGAFAGRRISRIVLRTASPAGEITGWLDDVRIAERPEPPREPADFVRTTRGTHSSGEFSRGNTFPATAVPHGFNFWTPVTDAGVTNWIYSYHRHNDDRNRPALQAFALSHQPSPWMGDRHTFHVMPGTGPAEPDRRRRALAFTHDDETDSPHHYGVRFANGITADLAPTSHAAILRCTFPGGRGWLLFDNTANRGGLRLHPERGVVTGHTWIRSRLSAGARRMFVYAETDVPARRGGKIHRPFWRTVTGALEFDAPAVTLRIATSLISLAQAKRNLELEIPAGTPFEHVRDQARQLWQDVLGRVEVEGATEDQRTTLYSNLYRLFLYPNIAHENTPKGIRHASPVVRRWWPSTRTRTGAKVVDGELYVNNGFWDTYRTTWPAYALLTPEHCGRMADGFVQQYREGGWIARWSSPGYADLMTGTSSDVAFADAYLKGVKNFDVEAAFDAAVKNATVTPPHRAVGRKGLDESIFLGWTPFSVPGGLSWALEGCINDFGLANLADALSRESDGPRARTFADYAAYFRERAKNYVHHFDPAIGFFQGRHRDGRRRFAPEGYDPAAWGGDFVETNAWNTAFTVPHDGPGLAALHGGHAGLEAKLDTFFATPETGRRPGAYGGLIHEMTEARDVRMGQYGHSNQPSHHIPYVYNLAGAPAKTQRVVREVLQRLYTGSDIGQGYPGDEDNGEMSAWWVFGALGFYPLATGSPRYAIGSPLFEKATVHLGGGKRLVVHAPGNTAETVYVRGLTVDGRPHDATTISHATLAGGAELVFDLATEPTGWGAPPPPAAHPDPVTDLTGTATASDGTNAGALFDDTTRTQVTFRTTTPAIEFTVTGPPRPVVLYTLTSGTRRGDPSAWVLEGSDDGTRWTTLDERHGELFRWRRQTRPFALAHPAAHPHYRLRITATRGGRATVAQWELLAR, from the coding sequence ATGCCCGACGCCGTGTTCTTCTCCTCCTTCGAAACCGGTGACCCGCAGCCGGTGGACCCGGCCTTGCGGGTCGGCAGCGGCCCCGACCGCTCCCCCACGGCCAAGACCGGCGTCGGCTTCACCGGCCTCAAGGCCCTGCGCTACGACGCCCGCCCCGAGGCCGTCCTGTTCGAGCTGGACGTCCCGGTGACCGCGCGCACCGAGCTGTCCTATGCGGTCTTCCCCGTCGCCGACGGTGAGATCCCCGCCTACCACGCCACCCGGGTCGCCCTCGACGTCGAGTTCGCCGACGGCACCTCGGCCGGCTTCGCCCCGGTGGACGACAAGACCCGCTACGTCGACCAGTGGAACCTCGTCCGGCGCCCGCTGGGGGCGTTCGCGGGCCGCCGCATCAGCCGGATCGTGCTGCGCACCGCGTCCCCCGCGGGCGAGATCACCGGCTGGCTCGACGACGTCCGGATCGCCGAACGCCCCGAGCCGCCGCGCGAGCCCGCCGACTTCGTCCGCACCACCCGCGGCACGCACTCCAGCGGCGAATTCTCCCGCGGCAACACCTTCCCGGCCACCGCCGTGCCGCACGGGTTCAACTTCTGGACCCCGGTCACCGACGCCGGCGTCACCAACTGGATCTACTCCTACCACCGCCACAACGACGACCGGAACCGCCCGGCGCTGCAGGCCTTCGCGCTGAGCCACCAGCCGAGCCCGTGGATGGGCGACCGCCACACCTTCCACGTCATGCCCGGCACCGGCCCGGCCGAACCCGACCGCCGCCGGCGTGCCCTGGCCTTCACCCACGACGACGAGACCGACTCGCCGCACCACTACGGCGTCCGGTTCGCCAACGGCATCACCGCCGACCTCGCGCCGACGTCCCACGCGGCGATCCTGCGGTGCACCTTCCCCGGCGGCCGCGGCTGGCTGCTGTTCGACAACACCGCCAACCGCGGCGGCCTGCGCCTGCACCCGGAACGGGGTGTCGTCACCGGCCACACCTGGATCCGCAGCCGCCTCTCGGCCGGCGCGCGCCGGATGTTCGTCTACGCCGAAACCGACGTCCCGGCCCGGCGCGGCGGCAAGATCCACCGCCCGTTCTGGCGCACCGTGACCGGCGCCCTCGAGTTCGACGCGCCGGCGGTGACGCTGCGGATCGCGACGTCGCTGATCAGCCTCGCCCAGGCCAAGCGCAACCTCGAACTGGAGATCCCGGCCGGGACGCCGTTCGAACACGTCCGCGACCAGGCCCGGCAGCTGTGGCAGGACGTGCTCGGCCGCGTCGAGGTCGAAGGCGCCACCGAAGACCAGCGGACCACCCTGTACTCGAACCTCTACCGGCTGTTCCTCTACCCGAACATCGCGCACGAGAACACACCGAAAGGCATCCGGCACGCGAGCCCGGTCGTGCGCCGGTGGTGGCCGAGCACCCGCACCCGCACCGGCGCGAAAGTCGTCGACGGCGAGCTGTACGTCAACAACGGCTTCTGGGACACCTACCGCACCACCTGGCCCGCGTATGCGCTGCTCACCCCCGAGCACTGCGGCCGGATGGCCGACGGGTTCGTCCAGCAGTACCGCGAAGGCGGGTGGATCGCCCGCTGGTCCTCCCCCGGCTACGCCGACCTGATGACCGGCACCAGCTCGGACGTCGCGTTCGCCGACGCCTACCTCAAGGGCGTCAAGAACTTCGACGTCGAGGCCGCCTTCGACGCCGCCGTCAAGAACGCCACCGTCACCCCGCCGCACCGCGCGGTCGGCCGCAAGGGCCTCGACGAGTCGATCTTCCTCGGCTGGACCCCCTTCTCCGTCCCCGGCGGGCTCTCCTGGGCACTGGAAGGCTGCATCAACGACTTCGGCCTGGCCAACCTCGCCGACGCGCTGTCCCGGGAAAGCGATGGGCCACGCGCCCGGACGTTCGCCGACTACGCCGCCTACTTCCGCGAGCGGGCCAAGAACTACGTCCACCACTTCGACCCCGCGATCGGCTTCTTCCAGGGCCGCCACCGCGACGGCCGCCGCAGGTTCGCCCCCGAAGGCTACGACCCGGCCGCCTGGGGCGGCGACTTCGTCGAAACCAACGCCTGGAACACCGCCTTCACCGTTCCCCACGACGGCCCCGGCCTCGCCGCGCTGCACGGCGGACACGCCGGCCTTGAAGCCAAGCTCGACACCTTCTTCGCCACCCCGGAGACCGGCCGCCGGCCCGGCGCGTACGGCGGGCTGATCCACGAGATGACCGAAGCCCGCGACGTCCGCATGGGCCAGTACGGCCACTCCAACCAGCCGTCCCACCACATCCCGTACGTCTACAACCTCGCCGGCGCGCCCGCCAAGACCCAGCGCGTCGTGCGGGAAGTCCTCCAGCGGCTCTACACCGGCAGCGACATCGGGCAGGGCTACCCCGGCGACGAGGACAACGGCGAAATGTCGGCGTGGTGGGTGTTCGGCGCACTGGGTTTCTACCCGCTGGCCACCGGCAGCCCGCGCTACGCGATCGGCTCGCCCCTGTTCGAAAAGGCCACCGTGCACCTCGGCGGCGGCAAGCGGCTCGTCGTCCACGCCCCCGGCAACACCGCCGAGACCGTCTACGTCCGCGGGCTCACCGTCGACGGCCGGCCCCACGACGCGACCACCATCTCCCACGCCACCCTCGCCGGCGGCGCCGAGCTGGTCTTCGACCTCGCGACCGAGCCCACCGGCTGGGGCGCCCCGCCACCACCGGCCGCCCACCCGGACCCGGTCACCGACCTCACCGGCACCGCGACCGCCTCCGACGGCACGAACGCCGGCGCGCTGTTCGACGACACCACCCGCACCCAGGTCACCTTCCGCACCACCACCCCGGCGATCGAGTTCACCGTCACCGGCCCGCCCCGCCCGGTCGTGCTCTACACGCTCACCTCCGGCACCCGCCGCGGCGACCCCAGCGCGTGGGTCCTCGAAGGCTCCGACGACGGCACCCGCTGGACCACCCTCGACGAACGCCACGGCGAGCTGTTCCGCTGGCGCCGCCAGACCCGTCCCTTCGCGCTCGCCCACCCGGCCGCGCACCCGCACTACCGGCTGCGGATCACCGCCACCCGCGGCGGCCGCGCCACCGTCGCCCAGTGGGAGCTGCTCGCCCGATGA